Genomic segment of Zerene cesonia ecotype Mississippi chromosome 7, Zerene_cesonia_1.1, whole genome shotgun sequence:
tgtttcttAGAAGATACTTGgtttgcataatatttaacaaaccaaggtattttatagaaataaatatctctgactgatagtaaaaattaatagcttAAAGCACTTTTggaagaaatttaaaacgcgGATGCTCATGATTTCTATACCTTTCGAATtgccaaaaataaaataggtacctagatattaatttaaattattatgaagaaaatattttaatctataaaattatataaacaaaaattattataattagaaacATTTTAAGGTCAGATTTTAAGAGATCAAAGATGTTGACAACTTGCGattctgattttattttatttttataaattattattttacatatctcTCAATTATATTCTTCCAACGACTTCGAAaagttaaacaattatttatattttgttcaggTATAGGACACTCCTACACGAACGTACCGTAGTGATCGTTCCAAGTTTCTGTCTAGTTCATGTAAGATATATTTGGCTAccttcattttaataaattatcttgaTTATTTGTTGTCACTGTCCTAAATTGAGGTATTGAATCAGATAAGGACACTATGAATGATTTAGAATCAACGGATTCAAAAtcttgttacatatatataaaaaaccgtTTTTTCAAAAGCAAAATACTATTACTTAGTACTGCTATCGTATAGCAGTACAGAAGAAATATGTGTTGCTTGCAACCAGTGACAACAGAAAATTcgtatttagattttaatctCAACTGTTTGCTATCCCAAATCCTTTAGACAAAAATTATCTACGAAAAATGTTGGGCTGCTTATAAAGTCAAAACATCATATTGTAGTGTAAAAAGCGCATTACTTCTAAATTTTGGATGCTAACTCGCTGAATACGATTACGCTTTCCTAAATTCAGTGACGACTAAATTTAGTGTAGTATAATAAACGCTTACTTCAAAATTTAGCATACTAGCTCGATATGATTACGTATAATTTCCTAAATTCAGTGACGACTAAATTAAGTCAAGTGTAAAAAGAGCATTGATTAACGacgtttgtttaatttacgGACTTCATTACCCATGGTCTGTaacgaataatattatattatttgattatgcATGTTTTTTAAGATTTCTGATTAATTAATGCTTTGGTTAGTTGAAGTTTTGAATGGCAAAGATTATCACTTAGATCTGCGGTATTTAGCAGAAatgtaacatacaaaaatcgtGTAAAAATCATgcttccttttttttattttactcttcactgataataatacatataataagtaGATGATGATATAGATGAGTAGCCTTCTCTGTTCTCCCTAGCTTACTAGCTTTCctgccgcggcttcgctcgcttGGTGATGGGAAAAATTAAACAGGCCGAGGCTGCTCccgcatagttcccgttcccaTTGGGGTTTGCGGTATAAAATGTATCCATGTCATTTTGTCGGGACTCAcactataaaaatttcatccgaatcggttgagtggtttaggcgtgaaaaagagatagacagacagacagaattactttcgcatttagaGATGTTACATGCTGCTCGGTAAGGATctggattaaataatttttaacctcGCGTAtgttatttcacaatttttttcgGCTGCTGTTTTACTTTATCTATAAAAGTAAACCAATCCCGAATttctatcaaaaatattttcaattaggTGATAATTGTTTGcgttaaagaaaataactttCATTGGCAGCATAAAAGTTGGCAGTTGAACGTGGTTGAACGAAGCACAAAATATACAGCCTCAGTTTTCCTCATCCCAACATTGTCGCttcgttaaaaaaatcaatagcaTTAGTACAAACGAATTATGCGAGCCGCTTGTGTGCGTAGGTCTTTTGGTGTGCGGAACAAAAAAGTACAAGAGTGGattcttgtaataaaaatcaatcggAGGAAAGGCGCCGCGCGGGGCGCCGGCTGGGCGCCCCTCCCCATAGGGTGCATCTACCCTCTAATTAGGATGGtactgataatattatttttaatttaaaattgagcaATGGAATTGTAAAGTAAATTGTATGTTTACTTGAATTGTGTTTGATATTGAAAACTATATTCAGGATGTATTTACATCTAGTTAGTACCTGCGGCTCCACTCGCGTGgaaaatgtagcctatgttTAAGCCTTTGTTAaaccagactataatctatctcagtacaattttatacagatcCCAAAAGaggcttttgcgtgaaagagtaacaaagatCCAAACATCTGTtcttataaagtttataatatttgtggaggtattatttttgtaatttattaatgttttaacaataatttattaattttattatacaataatttattttaggtatAGATCGATGATTTTGTTATCATCGTACTTATGAAATGTGTAGGAAgcactataaataatttaaatgtgaagATTTAATAACGATATTTGAGTGCAGTAAGTATAATGCAATTCAATGATTTAAAGCTTAAAGCTGGAAACGAAGAAACTCATTTTCCAAGTCCAagttaaagtttgtttttgttgagaGTAAATTTCATGTCCATTAAATTAGTTAAGTTATAAAAGCCAGAAACGTAAATAATGTTGGTTAATGTTTCTGCAACTTGTGAAACTATCGTACAATTTGCTTCAATTCAAATTGAGAGTAAACGTTGCTGCGTTATAATACTGCTGTGTTCCTTGTTCAGGAGTTATAGCTACGAGACTAAACAGTTCGAAATGAGTATGCAAAAGCAGAAACGAAAGGACCCGATTGCGACGCTCGGCCAGCAAggcgtttgtttttatttctttggcGCGGGAAAAAATGGAGCCCGCCCTGCACCTCCTAACATGCGCCACGCAGCGACGCAGACGTGCGGCTGCGAATTCACTTTCATTTGCGACATCCCATCGCTGCCGAAGGTCACCGTGCATTCATAACCCCACGTGTGACGCGAGTACTTTTCGCGCCAACCGCTGACCGACTAGGTGAGTCAGATTGTTCGCTCGTCTCCGTGTCTTACGTTTATCGGTTTCGCTTCCCACCGTCCTTCGCTGAAGACGTTCGTTCCGCGGTTGGCCGCCGCCGCGTGGCCCTCTCGAGGCTCGACTGCTCGATGATATGAAGAGGGTTAAAACGTTTACATTCACTAACCGACAGGTGACATACGAACGTCTGCATCGCGCCGGTCTACAGCCCGATAGTGGAACACGCGTTAAAACTTGCCAACTTTTAGACGCgggaattttgttttatcttccCGTCGAAAATGTCGATCGTGTGCTtgcgaaataaaattaaaaaagctcGCGGCAAGCTCAGGGCAGGACAAGAAAGAGAGGGAATCGGGTTTGCACTCTTCATTTGTGCACCAATCgagaaaaaattcaataaagcTCGCTTCCTTTTGTCTAATTGCCTATGTaaacctacttatattatgccGATTGTTCGATTCTCGCGACATTTCGaggaaaaaatgttttgttttgcaCAGACGGGCTTCGGAGATGGTTTAAGTAAATATCTCGCTGATAAAATGAACGTTTATtgaatagtttaaattattgagtatttattaacaataaaatttaattcggTACATTAtatggtttgttttttataagttagTTTTTTGAATAAAGTGATTGTTAATAGGAAATGCCTGGCTACGGACCGTCTCAAGTAAAGTGTGAACCGCCGTCTGACGAAGAAGACAATTCGCAATTTGGAAAACACTATGTAAGagttttttatagcatttgatttatttgtaagtttcATTTGATGTATGTGTTGCACTATTTAGTtatggtatataatatgtgttataaaaatctagTCGAATTAGCAGTGGATTTGTTAAAGAAATAGATATCGTGATATTAGGTAACTGAAcgtattttgttgttataaaaatataaatcgttTACTTTTTGCCAAAATTTCGAATTccacataattataatcagcCCATATTTGGGTCCACCGCAGGGACGTGGGCCTCCTTTGAGAGAATTTcagattattatacataattaatgacAGATTTTTGcctaaaaaacaaattatatatattttaggtaACATTAAGTTTTCCACCACCTTCAAAATGAGGTGGTGAACAATTCTGTatgttcttttttgttttgtcacCTCCGTACTTTCGACTGGATGAACCGAATTTGAtgactcttttttatttgatagtttCCCGTGTGGTCCTGTTTAAATCTGGTTTAGTTCTGACAAATTAAAGGCGCTACAGTTgagcaaaaaacgcgggttcgaatcccgcctcgtgatcaaactttttctattctttcaaaaattctcaaatTAAAGGCGGTTCAGTTTTTTGCTAAAAGTAGTTTTGACGAAAAACcgattttccttattttaagCTAAAGCAAAGCTACGGTTATTCAGAAActaaatctaataatattatacatctgtaaaattaaaagtccAAGTTAGTACAATTGCACCCAGCGGTACCATTTACCCAGCTcagctactaatattatggtaCAATacgtttgaaatataaacacaattttattatatagacaaaatattaaacaaatcgACCACTCCAATCTATACCATGTTGTCCTTTTCGAAGCTTTCTGTTAATTCTCTCTTTAGTGTAGGGCTGCTGCAAATgcacccgcttttaagggtaaaaatataaggaaattaACGACGGGATTAACGAAATGGACGTGGAAAGGAGAGGAAACTCACACAGGTTTCGTCcaagctactatttcacgacgATCACGACGATCTACCTTCCCTGGCGCGAGctggctatatatatacattatattttagtatactTTTTAAAGAGAAAGCAACATtcacatattttgtttcattatttattaattaatatttgaataactttttatatttaaaaagatatataaacgATAaggaaaaaacataaataaaagtcgAGTAAATTGTAGTCCTTCTTGACTCCTAGTTATTCTCGGCACTAATGCCAATTTTATGggaattataacaaataaaatatttccgaGAATGATGAtaggtttttatgtatataaagttgttttaacttaaatatacCTTAGTTTTTGCGTGTCCATGTGTTGTTTTGACGCGACCTCAAATCTGGGAATTTAAGTCAAATAGACAATCTAAATTgctccctactaatattataaatgcgaaagtttgtaaggatgtgtgtgcgtttgttgctctttcacgcaaaaactactgaaccggttgcaatgaaatttggtacgtagatagctggacaactggaatgacatatgggcaactttttatcccgatattcctacgggatacggatttacgcgggtgaaaccgcggggcgcagctagtatcagTAGAGAAAGGagtcatttttgtatttcaaagcTCGgaacacaaaaattttattgagattTACAaccttatattaattattgtccAAAAATACACAGAATTGCGAGCTATATCTAGAATTTCGCACGCTTTTACGcgctagaaataaaaatattcaattcccTATTGTGTTCACCTCTTGAATCTGTAAATATTCTCATTCAGAATGTATGAGTCCAGTTTTGACGATTTTTCTTGGTATAAGCAACCTTCCGAATTTTTAAGTTAAGCTGAATAAAACGTAAGCTTAGTATAGCATTATGTTATCGGTGGTTTAGTGGACACCTTCGTATATTAGCTCGTTTAGTTATGATTTGTCCAGATGATGATACCTATgtcgtatttaaatatatgtatatatatgtaataatattaataaatgaacgtaataaatattatctcagGTTAACTGACGTTTACGGGGGGAGGTATCGGACGACAATTCCCTGTTAAAAACGAAATAGAATCacgccaatcggttgaaaatgttTTCGTAGTTATCGAGTCACAGaaccaaaaaagaaaaaaatccaCCTGTaatgagaacctccttcgttttcaAGAACGTCTGTTAAGTGCAAAACtgcagttttaaataaacttaattgtGTTGTCGGCATATTAGCATAATTGATGATGACTGTACGATAtctaattatatgaaaaatactagctgcgacccgcggtttcacccgtgtcagtccgtatcccgtacgaatatcgggataaaaagttgcctatatgttctTGTACatgctatctacataccaaatttcattgcaatccgttcagtactttttgcgtgaaagagcaacaaacacacacacacatccttacaaactttcgcatttataatattagtaggattataaataacatagctTATATAATTCACTTAATCAGCtaactaaaaacataaaatgaatcaCCAACCCAAAATACGATATAAACcatttacaaaagaaaaacaaattaacgagtaattaagaataatgaaggcataattgtaataaaatgttaattgcaGAATACGGAACTACATCCTATAAAATTAGACCCAGATTCACAATTCGAGGATAATGTTGCGACACATTTATTGGATCAATTACAGGTTAGTAACCTAAAACTTAACTTACCTAATCTTTTAACTGTGGTATTTGACCCCGTTTAGCTCATGTACAAAAGAATTATGTTCAAAGATATTGTTTATGCAAAactgttttgtaaattatgcAAGTTAAAAAGCAgattatgtacaaaaaactcaattaatgaataaattacattaaataatagcaACGTGCTGTTATTAATATTGGAAGATTCCATTAAACGTTTTGTACATAACGAAGTGAaatgagaaaattaatttatttaagtaatataaatttatccttAGAAAATCATTATGCCTATCTTCAGAAATATTCACGccgttttataataattctttgttttaaCCACTATACTTACGTTGAATATTCTTCACAGTTCACCTCGGAGCTGGTACCAGTGCCCGCTGCTCCAACAGCAACACCAGTCCGGGAGGACCTGCCAGCACCCCACGAAACCTCCCTTGCAATGTTGCAACCAGCTAAGAATACTACATTGGTAAATTTTGGCTTCAATAAAATTCATGGATGTTTTGGTTTCATATGAGAATTTTTGGCacttaacaaaatttttggtttaaacaataaaataattagtttcaTATTGGAGAGCTGtttcgtaaaattttattttaatcccCAGGGATCGGCGTTAATTGATAAGCATTTGTCTATGTCAAGTACAAATGAAATCCTGGATTCATCTGATTTTGCTCCTCTTCTGTCTATCAAAGATGAACCGCTATCTGAAGGAGGTAAGGTTTACttatgtaacaataattatatcctAGAAATCGTCTATCAAGAAAGCTCGGCAAATAAGTGGTTTTCGTTCAAAGctttgaacatttattttgtcagAAAAGGCTTATGTGAAtagtacaaaagaaaaaaagttattCTTGCAGAGAGTCAGCAATTAAGTGGTGATGAGACTAGTGAATGCAGTAGTACTCCAGAAGTGAGCAGCAGAGGTGCCCCAAAGACGTGGTCTCAGAAGGACATGGAAAAAGCTTTAGATGCGTTGAAAAATCACAACATGAGCCTAACTAAAGTAAGTacgcaaaatattaatatgcggttaaacaaaatactattGGGTATACAGGTCATCGACTCAGACGACGATTGATGTACGTAAAAAAAGAAGCGGCCTCAATATATTTCCTAGGGAAACACCACAAGAGTTTGTGCAATAACTTGTGTGCTTAATTACTTTGTACAAATGTTTATATCGACGAGCACTATATAGAATATAGTTCTTTAATTCAATCCGACGCAAAGTCACGTTCGAgtcaaaatcttttatttttagagtGTTTCGTGATGAACGAATGATGACCAGTCTATCAGTGActgtatgtaaatgtaataagttatgttattttgaaatctttCAGGCTTCTGCAACATACGGCATACCATCTACGACACTATGGCAGCGCGCCCATCGCTTGGGAATCGATACTCCGAAGAAGGAAGGAGCGTCTAAAACGTGGAGTGAAGAGGACCTAAAGGGAGCTCTGCATGCTTTGCGGACTGGGGCTATATCGGCTAATAAAGCTAGCAAAGCTTATGGTAAATAAGTCATTTAAAAAGAGgatattaaacaattcaaCAACTATAACCAACAGTTCTTTAttctatgtttttatacataggCACATGGCTATGAGTTATAGCTTAGTTGATAATATACAAGTTAATACTAAAGTAATACACCTGTGTTACGAATTTCCAATTTGTTTCGAGTGAGTATATCTTAGTGATATGTGTTCTTCATCAGGCATCCCCAGCAGCACGCTGTACAAGATAGCGCGGCGCGAGGGCATCCGGCTGGCCGCGCCGTTCAACGCGGCGCCGACCGCGTGGCGCCGCGCCGACCTGCAGCGCGCGCTCGACGCCATCCGCTGCGGCGCCGCCTCCGTGCAGCGCGCCGCCTCGCGCTACGGGATACCCACcggtacacacacacacgcacacacacacacacacacacacacacacacacacacacagatacACACTAACAGAAAAAATGTACCATAAAATAACTTCGTTGCGACTCgaccttattatttaatacaaaaacttcatacatttttagatATCTCAATTTCCTCCAAAATCCTGAATACAGGTTTCCTGAGTGATCAGGATAAATACAATcacattttcttaaataagaAAGTCCATTAATTTCAGGCACTCTCTACGGACGGTGCAAGCGCGAAGGCATCGAGCTCTCCCGCTCCAACCCCACGCCCTGGTCAGAAGATGCGATGGGAGAAGCACTGGAAGCTGTCaggtaatatatttaatacttggaaattttaatgttactgCCCATGCATTACCTTAGCGAGTGTTCATGGGCGGaggtaatcgcttaccatcaggcgaaccttGGTGGTTGTCCGCTCTGACGTAAAAGAATGGAGTTAGGAGTAAACTAACTATGAtcataatctttttatttgcaGTCAAATTTACTATTTTGCTTGTAAtctgtaaaacaaaatgttccAGAGTGGGTCAGATGTCAATAAACCAGGCAGCCATACATTACAACCTTCCGTACTCCTCGCTGTACGGCCGCTTCAAGCGCTGCAAGTATCAGGTCTTGCAAGTACGTGTTTCTTTGTATTTCTAGTATTTATTCGTGATTTGGAGTATTTACTCATAGTAGTGTTTCTGTGTGATTGTTAAGATTTCAACCacatgttaaaaaagtaaagctTAGTTTTAGATATGAGTCTTAACACATTATGTACTAGAGAGTTTTAGATGtggactatttttttttttttgtaaattggtCGTCACAGTAGAaacacatataacataatactagatATACTTGTTGTAGATAggagttaatattataatgccaTTTATAGCTTCGGATCTCAGAATTGTGAGGGAAATAGagtaatatgtatgtttccACGTTATGCTAAaaagtgaataattaattttacaataatttaaagcgTACACATACACAATATGTTAAGTAAGTCgaataatttttgttcaaacatttataattatttccagGAACCACAAGCACTACCAGAGAATAAACCAGAAGAGCGGCCTGAGAGGCAACACCAAGAGTTCCATTACCCAGTGCCTCTTAACTACGATTCCGAGTATATGGGAGAAGTGTCCTCAATGCAAAGCCTGCAGGAACATTACAGCCAAGCTATGTACTACGCGCAATGCAATGTTACCAGCTGAGCCGTGACTCCCCATTATTGTGGGGAACAATGACAGCGTggatattgaatattgtttttttttggttagatttacatattcaatggaatgaagttaatttttgaaaagttgtatttaattaggttgacattttgatttttactGTGGACagaattttaaagttaaatataattcgcTAGTCTAAGTTAAAGTTCTAAGCTCAAGTGATCATATGTTGcttgaatattattcaaattcagTGATTATTGAACACTTTCTTATACATTCgctatcatattatttaccgtcttaatatttaatgtatcttTTGTCGAGACGTCAATAatccgtttttattttttcttataaattagtaAGATACAATAATTGCTCAGTATTGTAATGTaactatattactatatacaatatgtaagTATAAAGAGGGTTAGTGAATTAGGTAATAGTGGCTCAATATAAGCAAATGTACtcaataagatattataattgatgtaAACTTACAATGATAAGTGATATTGATAAAAAGAGCATTCAAAACTATGTCTTCATATTGAAGTTGGATCATCACAACCTTAATCAGGAATTTATATgtttgcaaaaaataataatatcaacacgcaataaaatataaattggcaACACAAACGCCAGCGATGACGTGCGACAATATGGCGCCCGTTCGTTGATCGTTGAATCGTTCATTTCAACCGCGAAAGGTTTCTTgtcaaagagtagtataataacatGGTCCTTGTCTCTTACGTAGAACAATCTAGAAACAAtgtgtaaaacattttaaaaacagctacaaactttatattttaagcaacCCTATAATTAGTAAGTTTTAGTAAACTCGTTTAGCCTTACCTACTGATACAAAAATACGTAATtcatagattttataaatagcaataatatataaggtaAATACGCTAAAAACATCAATTTCagttacataacatttttatttattgttacgaTAGTCAGACTGATTTTTGCAATTATATCTTcctatacatttaatttctacatatttctataatagataataataatccgtgccagtaaaaaataaaatagaaaaacgtCCATAATCAATTATGATTCCAAATGCTGTAAGTTACGAGGTATGTAattgtagattttatattagattTCAAATGATTCTaagtagaatataataattaaatagcaatatgttcagcttttttattattgttgatttACTCTAAGACCAAGATAAGCAATAATCAAAATTGTGCtatgttttaatgatttttttaattttctttagacATTTATGGCGTATTATAAAATCGCAAAACTCCAATCTTTCACctttacaattattgtaaGCGTttgattaatatgaaattatgctgataattaaaaataattaatgaatcgaaaaataattttatattttatctaaccATATACACGATTgattcaatgaaattattgctaatattcatttaaacaaaattttacccaaaacaaaaaattagtttataattagGCTAAAACGACTAAAATAACTTTAGAAATAATGTCACATACGTTTAAAACTTTAGGCCAATTGAATGTTATTGAAAGTCTGCTGTCTGTccattaaaagtaaaaacataCGTAAATAATGGTAATGTGATAAACGTAACTAAGTGTAGAATTAAGCTAATGTTTCTCGTTTTGTTGCTTAGCTTAAATGTTTCGTTATAAGTTTAATGCTTAATAAATGTTGCTTATTTAGTTCAAGGAATGttagtttgtaaataaacgaataaaaagtCTCAGATTGGTTGAGGTTATCTTTTCTTCATTAATTTCAGTAGCCTTTCATAGACATCTATCTATAATTATGTAACCTCTACGGTAGAGCGAAAAGGTCGGTTACGATGATTAGTTATCGATTTAGCATAGCAATGGTGTTAACTCATTTGCCAGTAggtaaagaatataaattagtgAAACATGTGAAATTCATCAATTTATCACTCATCTCATACTCCACTAACGTACATGATATTTCGTttgataaatttcatttatgaaaGAAATTCCCTTGCCCTGtttgattttcatgaaatttgaaaaaagttttttgGCTGGGAgtgaaatttcaaaaatggCGGGAAATTGGATGGATAGTGAACAAATAAATCTCAACacatattgtacataaaaaagtcgctttatttatctacagttaggatataaaataaattacattcttctttttcttagGCTGCGGTGTTCGTGTGTacatatactaaaattatttccattCAATTGACATCGAAACTATTGCactttgttttttacaatAGAAAAGTAGCAAATAGGGAAAAAGTC
This window contains:
- the LOC119840905 gene encoding uncharacterized protein LOC119840905 — encoded protein: MPGYGPSQVKCEPPSDEEDNSQFGKHYNTELHPIKLDPDSQFEDNVATHLLDQLQFTSELVPVPAAPTATPVREDLPAPHETSLAMLQPAKNTTLGSALIDKHLSMSSTNEILDSSDFAPLLSIKDEPLSEGESQQLSGDETSECSSTPEVSSRGAPKTWSQKDMEKALDALKNHNMSLTKASATYGIPSTTLWQRAHRLGIDTPKKEGASKTWSEEDLKGALHALRTGAISANKASKAYGIPSSTLYKIARREGIRLAAPFNAAPTAWRRADLQRALDAIRCGAASVQRAASRYGIPTGTLYGRCKREGIELSRSNPTPWSEDAMGEALEAVRVGQMSINQAAIHYNLPYSSLYGRFKRCKYQVLQEPQALPENKPEERPERQHQEFHYPVPLNYDSEYMGEVSSMQSLQEHYSQAMYYAQCNVTS